Genomic DNA from Lactuca sativa cultivar Salinas chromosome 8, Lsat_Salinas_v11, whole genome shotgun sequence:
AAGGTAAAACACCCAATGGTTTTAGAAATGGATAAAATTTCGAAACCACGTCGTGATGTAGagtaccacgtcgtggtgtcgtGAAAAAGACATGTGCATAATTTCTTATTTATACCAAACCACACCATGGAAAAGGGTGCCACGTCGTGAAAACTGGgcctttagaaaatattaatatccCACTTCTTCATGAACCTTGTACTTTGACCAATATGTTAATGGGTTAAGACTCTTCTAATTCTGTATGTAAAGACACTTCCAGACTttatcctctctttctctctctttaacgcaccccacacttatgtcgAACTGTTGGTCGCGACTCTTGACTTCATAGACTCTAACGATACTCGTCTAAATGAACACAACCCACGACTCAACTTTACTCCTTCCCAAAACTCCTTAGCAAgctgtaatcaaacaaccaaaagaaaataaaagtaacataataaACCAAGTCTTACAAACCAAAATAAGttcaaaaacacacaaaacaaaaccaaataaaaactaaataaaaactaAGAATAAAAAAGTCAATCATCATCGCCATGTCCTTGTACTCCACTAGGTCCTTCTCCATCTCCCCTTGGCATCCAAAGCTCCTCCAAAGTAGGTATGTACGGGCACTGCGGCGGCACGACAGGTGGTCGAACTACACCCATGTGAGAAAACATGGCCTCCAACATTCGCGTGTTGTAATTCATCCCACCACAGATATTATCCAAATAGGACCCAACCCGACTTTGAAATGGGTTAGTGGGCATTCCTTCCTCATGTTGTTGAGCAGCATGACCTCTCTCAACTTCTCCCCGGGCTCTAACATTTCTTCGTCTTCTAATAGGAGGTTGCTCGGGTTGTTCCATCTCTTGCTCTCCATCTTCCGGGGGTATAACATAGCCTCCCCCGACATTGACCACCACTCGCATAACACCCAAAAACTGAATAGTTAAATCATTGTCCGAAAAACGGGTAAGATTCCCTACAAACTCGTGAGACAAAATCCCATATGACCGGGCAAGACGGGTGACCAAATGTCCCATATGACCGGGCAAGACGGGTGACCAAATGTCCACCCGTAATCGGACTTCCTTTTCGTGAACTGGTCGTTTTCTTTCCCATAAATATTGCGAACATGTAAGGAAGATCACAACACACCCCAAGAGTAATAATACTCCACAAAAAGAACAAATCTTGTAAAGAAACCTTATCACCATGGTGTTTGTGATTGATAGAAAAAGTGATAAGGCGGTGAAGAAAATGATACACCGGGTTCCGAATTTGTGCTTCACTTGAATCACGAGAATTATACTCGTGATTGGAGATAGTCCGACAAAATTGAGCATAAAAAGTACCAGGCATAAAATCCCGAACGCAACTAAGTAAAAATGGAACAAAGAACGGAGATTGAGTCTCCACTTCTGTATAGATTCCCTTGCGCCAAGCAAATTCCCAGAGACTACATTCCTGATACACCCCGCCCAACCGGAAAACTAGTGCCCAGTTATAATAAAAGTTAATGGTGCGTTCTTCAAAGCTCACAGTAGAGAAAAACTCCACTGATAATTCCCAGTACACGGGTTCTTGGATCGCGAACAAGTTCCTCCACCCATGGCAAGTAAAGGAAAAATGGTCTCCCTTGTACACTTTAGTCCAATAGCGTTCCAATTCAACAACCATTCCAACACCGCCAAGCCATCCCCAACCGACAATCGGAGCTATAGCAAACTCCCTATTGTAAAACCATCCCAAACGGTTCTGGTATGTCGTCAACAAGGCCCGTGAAATGTTCTGCGGAAAGCGATATAACCGATGAATACTCGCCACATCAATCGGATCATTGTCCTATTGAACAACCCTTCTAGGTGCCATACCtgaaaataaaattaaaccaAGCAAACaaaactgtaacgcctgtgtttctgggcttgtcattaatgttgatataatagtctaggttaacctttgtaacccgttttgaaataatagaagtgtattatttgagtattatgtgttttgtgcttaactgtgtgacttaaataaattaaggataaaaataagtgtcaaaataaaatgttagataatcccgatatctatgaaggatgtggtagtggtcgtgactaggtttccgaatatataaagaatgttgaaatccgagttataatgaagaagttatgacctctCAAAGctttgcgacagaaccgacacgacgctgaatgacgtaaaataagAAATTAAGATAGAACGATATTTAGCtctagtaatctaaacgaaagtcatagagctcattaaaccgagagcgtgcatgaaaagaatgcccaaatctgacttcgtatcaggaagttatgatttttttgaagtttcgacttagtagtatgcaaccccaatcctcgatttgagatcgagtgatttttagccgaaacaatctaaacgagaatcgaagatctcgttaatagtagtgaaacgataacaaagataggcgaaaacggacgtcagatgaagaagttatgaatttataacggagttttcctgtcccgacctactaagaataatataaaagtaatatatttataatatattaaaaacaaagtcaaaattagccaatggagtctaaacaagagttgtagatcgTATTCTCACCTaggcgtagatataaagaacgtcgaaaacggagttcgtatgcgaaagttatgaatttctgaagttcatggcgcgaaaccccaaaactgtcagacaccacgacgtggtaaaagTGCCACGACATGGCAGGAGCTCTGGAGTCTGTCAGACCCACTtgcaatgacgcatgcagtgaagacccagccaccacgacgtggtaaaccGTACCACAACGTGGCAAAGgcaaattttgccctataaatagatttgaagggccaaccgagtttggttgctcaaatTCTCTCCTCTCactcatattacctcgatttacgtgcaaagaagttcCCCCGAAGACCCGGTATCAtctcgagacccgaagcaagtcctgaagctGGAAGATCCCgcaaagaaaagagttttcgagccgaagctaTACCCGTAAGAAGCCCGGTGAGTGAAGTGAacccagtttcaccgaagaatactactcttagagccgtagtgttgtccgatcatcttctgatcaagtgagtgtgtagttactttcttctaatgcataactatgaagtattttatacaaaatacgtgttatgtgtatattttgttgttatatgtgtgaatgtatattcactttcttctatctcatagatatgatttattctctatgaaatacgtgttatgtgtatgtgtctcatcagttgtttggaatatgtattgaatgagaatgctatataggttttaaactatgtataaaaatatatatttttatctactaatatgttgggtagaacatgggtagatagttgatgtgtgataaacagatgagaggcctcgatgttgttgttgtttatCTAGTTATTCAACGgggtatggataacgaccacggactctttctagatagtcctgtggaatgctagcaggctcataacctgtaggtgttgtgaatgatgtgttcaccggtgtactctatccccctcatggttgcctttaggacatctactgttgaggaaacctcttcgcagtaatgtccgtcccgatgaaaatcctagatcaggtcccttgagatagatgttgttttagggacgtaaagtgaggatgacaggaatgagtaattgggttattgttggttggtgaaattaaatgtaattatttattgtgggttgaaaaccctatatgctcaccaagctcccaagcctgacccactcagttttgttgtattacaggtagtggcgcgagagcataagttggatgacttatcaagatcttttgatatttgaccagttgttatatgtaactgttgtatggtttatcttttgttgtttatgcttttggtctgtttatcggaacatgacatcctaaatattgttatataatgaaaatgcatctcttgatgaaatgctttgataaactttattttaccatattttattttgggaacaaattctgcaactcttttaaatcaaagaatttactctgaaattattttaaaagcataaatgaaaccggtttttttggctgtgattttggggatgtcacaaaaacaCCCAAAGCATAAAAAAACGAAGTAGAATTCTGTTTACCCAGGAACCACGTCGTGGTTTTGCACGCCACGTCGTGGCTTCTCAAGCGGAACGTGGTCACAGATTGAACATTGTATGCGCAAGTCTAACCAAAAACAATACTTGGGGTCTGTTTCTATTGCTATTCTAAAGGCTTGCAACCTAAAATAGTAATCCATTCCACCTAATTTTGGAAATTTTATCACTCACATAAACCCTAGCCATGAAAATGTATAAATTGCAAGTAATGTCAACAATTAATGGATGAAATACATACCAGATTGAGTTAGAAGACAAGAAAATGCAATAGATTTAGAAGAAAAGCTAAAGAAATCGGTTGTGGGGACTCTTGCTTCCGTTCGTGTGAcagtaaacaagtaaacaaatGGGGAACAACTTGTGCTCAAAGGGTTTATGAACTGGTCCCCACCGGTGACTTTTTAAAGGCCTCATCGTGGCAGGCAATACCACGTCGTGGATTTCTTTTGGGTCAAAATCAACACGGGTCCATCTCAATGGTCATCAGTATTGGGCTCACCCTGTAATTTATCTATAGCCACGACGTGGTGAGGTTTACCACGACGTGAACCAAGTCTGGACCCTATAATTTTtagataatgatttttttttttgtttttgctaATTGTTTACCACTTATTTCTAAATTTTCCCACATCTAATTTTTACCACTTAATACTATTTAGATGATGAATTGATAGCTTTCCTAATCAAAAACTCAAAAactagaaagaaaagaaaagaaagtgcaaaccaaactcgggttgcctcccgagaagcgcttctttttaatgGAGTCATGAGCTGGACTCCGTGTCTCCTACGTCGAATTGTCATAATAGCCCACCACttggatcttttgttccttgaaacgcctcttgtaagcttgcaCTCGACGAATATATGCCTTTTTAAAATTCTCCTTTTTAGCCTTGACTTCGTTTCCATCGAGCTTGCGTTTGATCCTTTGAGTCTTTAATCTTTCATCATTTTAAGCTCTGTAGTATCCTTTTCCTTCTTCACCACTGGACTAGTCACCCTTGATGTaacatcctcttcatcacttgacATCTCATCACTTTCCTCACTTAGCAAAGATGTTGGTGTTGTGTAAGCAATGACTTCAATGAGAAACGGAACGGATGCTCTTGGTTTAGTGCGTTTGACTTGATTAAGTGTCATGATTTCTCCCTCCATGAGCTTTTCCAATTCTTCAAGTTCATTGTCTTCATCAACATTTAACACTTCACCTTTAACATCGTATCCTTGAAACCCATCTTGCATTCCAAAATCTTCCTTATCATCACCAACCCTTAATGTAAGCTTGGATTCACGAACACCCACTAAAGCTCCAACAATATTTAGTAAGGGCCAACCAAGAATGATTAGGACATTAGTATCCATGATAACAAAATCAACTAGGAAAACAAACTTCCTAATTTTAACAAGGATGTCCTCTACAATCCCTCTTGGATGAGTCACTGAACGATTGGCCATGTGAATTgtcatttttgtagccttcatTTTCTGAATATTAAGCTTCTCATAGAATGTGTAAGGCATtaaattaatgctagccccagaattGGCTAAAGCATAAGTCTTCAGGTTGTTACCAAATTCACGTGGGAGAGTGAGGCATTTaggatctcccatcttctttGGTATCTCTCCCAACACAGCCCTCGAGCTTTGCTCACTTAGAATTACCTTAGAATTCTTTTTCAATTCATGTTGAGTGTCTATTAAATCTTGGAGGAACTTAGTGTATTCTGGAACTTTTGCAAGTGAATTAATAAAGGGAGTATTAATAGAAATACCCTTTATTTTCTGAATAAACTCTAGATGCTCCCTTTCCAGTGGACTAAGATTAGCTTGAGACGGGAATGGCAAAGGTGGTCGATAAGCCGAGACGGTTTCTGAAATTTTCTGTTCAGACAAGGGCCACGACGTGGACAAATAAGTCCCACGATGTGGTTTCTGTATTTTAGCAACATTTTCGTTCTCGAGTTTTGGCTTCTTCGGCTCTGGATCGAACTGTTGTGGCTCCTCTTCTAGTGCCTATAAAAATTCAGAGATTGCCTCTTTTTAGTATCAATAGCCATGACATGAGGTTGAGTCTTCTTCTCGGGAAATTGTGAGGATAAATTTTTTTTCACCAAAGTAGCGAGTTGATTAACTTGGACTTCTAAATTATGAATTGACGCTTGATGATTTCTTAACGAAGCTTGCTAGTCCATCATCATTTTGTGCTGTTCCTTCATCATATTCAGGTGTTCCCTTAGCACTGCATCGGTATCATTGTGCCTTTTCTCGGATGCTTCCATAAATCGAGTTAAAATATTTTCCAAGTCTACTTTCTTCTTGGGTGGTGGCTGCTCTTTTTCGTAGAAGCCTCGGCCTGTCTGCTTAAATTTCTCCTCTTTTTgcttcttgtactcttcatatGGCTACCACTCTTTCTTTGGTTTTCTTCAATCTTCATCATACTTTTCCCCACTCGAGTAGCAAACTTGAGCCTCTTATTCCCGTACTCATCCAAATGGCAATCTTTGGTCAAATGTGGGCCAGTAAATCTCTCGCAACCAACTCGAATTGCATGAAttgattggtccatttgggtcaatCTCCTATCCATAGTGTTAAGCATTGCCATCACAACAACCATTTTTTTAGTTCGTGCACCTCCACTGCCTTTTATTCCGTCACGCCCTGGGTTGTGATACTCACGAGAGTGCTTTGAAAATTCTTCAATCAGCTCCCTGGCCTTATTTGGGTTCTTCTTTGTTAGTGGTCCTTGCGAATCAAGGAGTTTTCTAGTCATGACATTCAACACATCATAGAATATCGACATCTCTTGCTGAATATTTAGGTCATGTTGAGGAAAATTCCTTAACAACCCCTTGTAGCGTTCCCAtgcctcgtataatgactcccccgGATTTTGTTCAAAGTTGGCAATCGCCTTCTTGAGTTTAGAAATTTTGGAGGGTAGGCAAAACTGATCTAGAAATTTTTCACGCAATTGGGCCCATGTGGTGATTGTACCAAATGGAAGTGCCTTCAACCAGTCttttgcagctcctttgaaagtgactAGTAACATCCTTAGCCAAGTTGTCTCCCTTGGGATATTAGGAGTATTAAAATAATCCGCAATATCATTGACCTCGTCTAAATGCTTggaagcatcctcatgatctttcccataGAATGGGATATCCTTGAGTGCAGTAAAGATATGTCCCTTTAACTCGAATGTGGCATTGGTAGGAATCGTAGGATGTACTAAACGCGGCCCCACATCATCTCGAATGCACTTCTTGTAATCCCCCATGGCCATCTCATCAATGTTCGCCATTTCGTTCTCCGGCTCATTATCAGGTTCACTAGTATAAAGTCCAAATTTTGTTTCTGATTCGTACTCGGACTCGTGTGGATTAGGAATTTGATCGAAGTCTTCAAACTTGCTCTTTGAGGCTGAGCTCGATTCTTCCGTTTTCTTTCCTGACTTCCTTGAAAATGCTTATTTCAGTTCTTGTAAAGGCAACTTCTTATTATTCTTTTTGTGCAGCGTAGACTCCGGATCTTCAAGCGGTGGCACCAAAGGTGTGTTGGAttctctggtcatgaactcctgcaaaataaacaaaaataaaaacgtaaaactgaactaaagcAGAAAAGTAAACCAAAAACTAAAGAAAACTGGAATTCACAGAATCCACGTCGTGTCAGGAGGCTCCATGTCGTGAGTTCTGTAAAAAAAATTCTATgctaaaaaaataactttttgcaGGTTTTACCCCACAAAAGGATTGGTCAATCAAgagcaaataaataaataatagctaagtcgttccccggcaacgatgccaaaaacttgatgtgcacaaaagtacccactaattttaatatttataacttaacaaacttagactaactatgcacctaTAGAcaatgtacctagtcagattatagtatagcttaggtaagttggGTATCGATCACAgagaacggtgttactaattaatctacttgctatcaaattaacctaattattaacaagtttaaaagggttttatttgattttacaagatcagacgaacttaactcaaattcaatcaataagtaaaaacactcttatctagttcgaatccacttcgtccttatggctagctaataattatggattatcaagttggttattattatattagtaatttaagtctaactttaccaataattaattaattcatgtaaaactatgtatggtcacacacaattaaacacataatcaattatgattatgaatatgctatgtaagatttattatgcAAACTCAATTATAGTCATAATTTACATTCTCTAGCACAACTaaatttatttactttaattatcaactaagattggtcaatcctagctctaacaatttaatgttcactaaatcactaggtaaacaagttcaagcagttaatggtcactaagctacacagaacatgaaattaagcaactaaagaaacaaacataagcatgctaggtaacgataaatcaaacacaagcaattcaccaactaaataaatccatgtaaaattaagctattcataagttagaagcttcatctagctagacAAGAGTAGCTTgattcagctgctcataatagcaactaacaAACAAACACAAACTAAATAGGCAAACATGCTCATAAGTATCAAATAAGTAAACTAAATTATGAACCTCTACTCCTTTGGTGTTGAGAACCTTTTTCTAGAACTTCTCCTCTACTAAAAATCGTCTTCTGGAAACCCTCCAATCAGCCAAAAGTTCTCAAAGTCGTAATGGCCAAAAGTATTTATATTATTTGAATTTCACATGCCACGTCACGACTAGAGATTCACGACGTGATCCGTAAGTAATCTGTATTCGCCAAGGACTCTTTCTTCGTATACCTATCTTCTGGAAGGATCGTGACCACGTCGTGGCAGGAGGCTCCACGTCGTGATTTCGGTTGAATCTGTgaatttcttcatcttttgtacTCCAAGTCTCCAATGTTCCATATATTGTCACTTCTTGTCCCTCTCTTCAAAAACACTTTAttttggctgcaaataacattttatccttataagtaccataattctatgcaaataaccaaaatattaataaaaatgttgatCAATATTGCctaaaactatgtataaatatggcaatatcaagaTGCAGCCACTAGATATTcgcatgtggaaatgggaagatatcaccatggatttcataaccaaacttcccaggaccgtgaggggagtggattccatatgggtcatcgtggatcggttgaccaagagtgcccattttataccgatccaggagagcatttcggctgAGAAGCTGGCCGGTATTTATATTCGAGAGGTTGTAGCCCGACACGGAGTGCTAGTCTCCGTGATTTCTGACAGAGATGTACGGTTCACTTCCATATTCGGGAAGAAATTCCacaacgagttgggtactcgtatgcactttagcaccgcttttcacccgcagatggatggtcagagcgacCGGACCATCCAT
This window encodes:
- the LOC111911152 gene encoding uncharacterized protein LOC111911152; the encoded protein is MANIDEMAMGDYKKCIRDDVGPRLVHPTIPTNATFELKGHIFTALKDIPFYGKDHEDASKHLDEVNDIADYFNTPNIPRETTWLRMLLVTFKGAAKDWLKALPFGTITTWAQLREKFLDQFCLPSKISKLKKAIANFEQNPGESLYEAWERYKGLLRNFPQHDLNIQQEMSIFYDVLNVMTRKLLDSQGPLTKKNPNKARELIEEFSKHSREYHNPGRDGIKGSGGARTKKMVVVMAMLNTMDRRLTQMDQSIHAIRVGCERFTGPHLTKDCHLDEYGNKRLKFATRVGKSMMKIEENQRKSGSHMKSTRSKKRRNLSRQAEASTKKSSHHPRRNAKGTPEYDEGTAQNDDGLASFVKKSSSALEEEPQQFDPEPKKPKLENENVAKIQKPHRGTYLSTSWPLSEQKISETVSAYRPPLPFPSQANLSPLEREHLEFIQKIKGISINTPFINSLAKVPEYTKFLQDLIDTQHELKKNSKVILSEQSSRAVLGEIPKKMGDPKCLTLPREFGNNLKTYALANSGASINLMPYTFYEKLNIQKMKATKMTIHMANRSVTHPRGIVEDILVKIRKFVFLVDFVIMDTNVLIILGWPLLNIVGALVGVRESKLTLRVGDDKEDFGMQDGFQGYDVKGEVLNVDEDNELEELEKLMEGEIMTLNQVKRTKPRASVPFLIEVIAYTTPTSLLSEESDEMSSDEEDVTSRVTSPVVKKEKDTTELKMMKD